In Candidatus Defluviilinea proxima, a single genomic region encodes these proteins:
- a CDS encoding nitroreductase family deazaflavin-dependent oxidoreductase yields MKGNDFMSWVLRSPLHGMLSDGIMLLTVTGRKTGKKYTTPVGYYHEGGYLWVITSRDRKWWRNLQGGAEVSLLLKRKPVTAFAELELDAKAVETRMYEYLRHVPQSAKPMGIRMEKGNANADDVIRTASGRLFIRLKLN; encoded by the coding sequence ATGAAAGGAAATGATTTTATGAGTTGGGTCCTGCGTTCACCGTTGCATGGAATGTTGAGCGACGGCATTATGTTGCTCACTGTGACAGGGCGCAAAACAGGAAAGAAATACACTACGCCTGTTGGGTATTATCATGAAGGTGGTTATCTTTGGGTGATCACCAGCCGTGACCGCAAATGGTGGCGCAACTTACAAGGTGGGGCAGAAGTAAGTTTGTTGTTAAAGCGAAAACCTGTTACTGCATTTGCAGAACTTGAGTTGGATGCAAAAGCAGTAGAAACGCGCATGTATGAATATCTGCGTCATGTGCCGCAATCCGCGAAGCCGATGGGAATCCGTATGGAAAAGGGAAATGCTAATGCGGATGATGTTATTCGTACTGCGAGTGGCAGGTTATTCATCCGCCTAAAGTTGAACTGA
- a CDS encoding DUF998 domain-containing protein produces the protein MKPRPFLIAVIFFIVVIVIAHFFAPLNYRWEQNTISDLGSQGHVYKWIMQAGFIGFGLILTAGVYSYFRQNNKLYFLLFIAIYGLSILMSGIFCAASIDPAISYSVQEASLHSLFATLAGVAMSLGIFWQTMTVSTSRERRIRLVFLLLIGGISGLFGLAENHVLVLDKGIIQRILYLVGLTWLVYEERILVSEGIVK, from the coding sequence ATGAAACCTAGACCTTTTCTCATCGCGGTGATCTTCTTTATTGTTGTGATCGTCATCGCTCATTTCTTTGCTCCACTGAATTATCGTTGGGAGCAAAACACGATCAGCGACTTGGGCTCGCAGGGACATGTCTATAAATGGATCATGCAGGCTGGTTTCATTGGTTTTGGACTGATTCTGACCGCAGGAGTGTATTCCTATTTTCGCCAGAATAATAAATTGTATTTTTTACTCTTCATCGCGATTTATGGGTTGTCCATCCTAATGTCTGGAATTTTCTGTGCCGCATCTATTGACCCCGCGATTTCATATTCTGTTCAAGAAGCGAGTCTACATTCCCTGTTTGCTACTCTTGCAGGGGTTGCCATGAGCTTGGGAATCTTTTGGCAGACTATGACGGTTTCCACCAGTCGTGAGCGGCGGATTCGTCTCGTTTTTCTGTTATTGATTGGGGGTATTTCAGGGTTGTTCGGCTTGGCGGAAAATCATGTTCTCGTTTTAGATAAAGGTATCATCCAGCGCATTCTCTATTTGGTGGGACTGACCTGGTTAGTGTACGAAGAAAGAATCCTTGTATCGGAGGGTATTGTCAAATGA
- a CDS encoding 4Fe-4S binding protein, producing MLTTKLDLQFKNLIVPAVVMLAFWGVAIWGFTASGYIQPLIMFGYIGTSLGIGLGLYAALPKKQKPVGRRLTLFLVGLFLVGFAIFMGRENVQIEGAIFGLLTGVVQMGVIHYMIAKIVGPLLFGRMWCGWACWTVMVLDLLPFKRPSGRLPRRFGWIRYLHFGLSLGIVLLLLYVVGFREGATGSVAVTWFIIGNLLYYTVGIVLAYTLKDNRAFCKYVCPVSVPLKVTSRFSLIKIGQGSGQCNDCDACEKMCPMDIRVSDYVLNNQRVLSTECSLCQTCITVCSQDALKLSFGFDMGGKELLRETGK from the coding sequence ATGTTAACTACAAAACTTGACCTTCAATTTAAAAATCTGATCGTGCCAGCCGTGGTCATGCTGGCGTTTTGGGGTGTTGCTATTTGGGGCTTCACTGCATCTGGATACATCCAACCTCTTATTATGTTTGGGTACATTGGCACATCGCTCGGGATTGGACTCGGATTGTATGCCGCGCTTCCCAAAAAACAAAAACCTGTGGGGCGTCGCCTTACGCTATTTCTCGTCGGACTCTTCCTTGTTGGGTTTGCGATCTTTATGGGGCGTGAGAACGTGCAAATCGAAGGTGCTATCTTTGGCTTGCTCACAGGCGTGGTCCAGATGGGCGTTATCCATTACATGATCGCCAAGATTGTGGGCCCTCTTCTATTTGGGCGGATGTGGTGTGGATGGGCTTGCTGGACAGTGATGGTGTTGGACTTGCTTCCTTTCAAACGTCCCAGCGGACGCCTCCCACGTCGGTTTGGCTGGATCCGCTATCTGCACTTTGGTCTCAGCCTTGGCATTGTCTTGCTTCTTCTCTACGTAGTTGGTTTCCGTGAAGGGGCAACAGGATCTGTGGCTGTGACTTGGTTTATCATCGGCAACCTGTTGTATTACACCGTAGGCATTGTGCTGGCGTATACGCTCAAAGACAATCGTGCCTTTTGCAAATATGTATGTCCTGTCAGTGTTCCATTGAAGGTTACATCGCGTTTCTCGCTTATCAAGATCGGGCAAGGAAGTGGCCAATGCAATGACTGTGATGCCTGTGAAAAGATGTGCCCCATGGATATTCGAGTCAGCGACTATGTTTTGAATAATCAGCGTGTGCTTTCCACAGAATGCAGTCTCTGCCAGACGTGTATCACCGTCTGCTCGCAGGATGCTTTGAAGTTATCCTTTGGCTTTGATATGGGTGGAAAGGAATTACTGCGTGAGACAGGTAAGTAG
- a CDS encoding TetR/AcrR family transcriptional regulator codes for MTQTRRERIRTETIDEIKSTAWKQVAEQGAASLSLRAIAREMGMTAPGLYRYYKDRDALVTALLMDAFISFGDALESARNEYDKNDHVGSFRAISKAYFQWAADNPQKYLFLFGTPVPGYQFAPELGESAQRSFLALQGVIGEAYKAGKITGELATLRLPTSLKSQYDALKKMGLPYVPLVTHLALYAWSMMHGMTSLFIYGYLTGFLGDQVETFIDVEIEKTIRVLGLE; via the coding sequence ATGACACAAACCCGAAGAGAACGAATCCGAACAGAGACGATTGATGAGATCAAATCCACGGCGTGGAAACAGGTGGCTGAGCAGGGAGCGGCCTCTCTTTCCTTACGTGCAATCGCGCGTGAAATGGGGATGACAGCCCCCGGGTTGTATCGCTATTACAAAGACCGTGACGCCTTGGTCACTGCATTGTTGATGGATGCTTTCATTTCCTTTGGTGATGCATTGGAAAGTGCTCGTAATGAATACGATAAGAACGACCATGTCGGGAGTTTCCGTGCCATTAGCAAAGCCTACTTTCAGTGGGCGGCAGATAACCCGCAGAAATATCTCTTCCTTTTTGGCACCCCGGTACCAGGATATCAATTTGCTCCTGAGCTTGGAGAATCAGCTCAGAGGAGCTTTCTCGCTCTACAGGGTGTTATCGGTGAAGCGTATAAAGCAGGGAAAATCACAGGGGAGTTGGCTACTCTTCGATTACCGACCAGCCTCAAGTCCCAGTATGATGCGTTGAAGAAGATGGGGTTACCTTACGTCCCACTTGTTACACATCTGGCATTGTATGCATGGAGCATGATGCATGGAATGACCTCTCTATTCATCTATGGGTACCTCACAGGCTTTTTGGGTGATCAGGTCGAAACGTTTATAGATGTCGAGATCGAAAAAACAATTCGAGTGTTAGGGCTCGAATAA
- the upp gene encoding uracil phosphoribosyltransferase: MSNVYESKHPLVKHKLSRLRDIKTEPKKFRELVREIAALLAYEATADLATMPRELETPLAKMTGQELQEKIGLVPILRAGLGLVEGFWELMPSAEVWHIGLYRDEHTLRPVEYYNKLPTEPTVSVCLILDPMLATGGSATATAEVLKKWGVKKIKFVGLIAAPEGIKAMQDQHPDIPIHIAAIDERLNERAYIVPGLGDAGDRQFGTG, translated from the coding sequence ATGTCGAACGTTTACGAATCAAAGCACCCGCTCGTCAAGCACAAACTCTCCCGATTAAGAGACATCAAAACCGAACCCAAGAAATTCCGTGAACTGGTGCGTGAGATCGCCGCATTGCTCGCCTATGAAGCGACCGCTGACCTTGCCACTATGCCACGTGAGCTGGAAACTCCCCTCGCCAAAATGACGGGTCAGGAACTTCAAGAGAAAATCGGACTTGTCCCGATCCTACGCGCAGGACTGGGATTAGTAGAAGGCTTCTGGGAATTAATGCCCAGTGCGGAAGTCTGGCACATCGGCTTGTATCGTGACGAACATACTCTGCGACCCGTTGAATACTACAATAAACTTCCCACTGAACCAACTGTTTCTGTTTGTCTCATTCTTGATCCCATGCTTGCGACAGGTGGCTCTGCTACAGCAACAGCGGAAGTGCTGAAAAAATGGGGCGTGAAAAAGATCAAGTTCGTCGGTCTCATCGCCGCGCCGGAAGGAATCAAAGCGATGCAAGATCAACATCCTGATATCCCGATCCACATCGCTGCCATTGACGAACGTTTGAATGAGCGAGCCTATATCGTGCCAGGGCTTGGCGATGCTGGAGACAGACAGTTCGGAACAGGATAA
- a CDS encoding TfoX/Sxy family protein: protein MAYNEKLAEQMRAAFGEIPFVEKKMFGGIGFLIQGNLACGIYKENMIVRVGPEKRDKLLKKPHTSLFDITGRPMRGWLMVEPDGCKTAKQVSTWVKEGIEFALTLPAK from the coding sequence ATGGCATACAATGAAAAACTTGCAGAACAAATGCGAGCCGCGTTTGGCGAAATTCCATTTGTCGAAAAGAAAATGTTTGGCGGTATTGGCTTTTTGATTCAGGGAAATCTGGCATGCGGTATCTATAAGGAAAACATGATCGTACGTGTAGGGCCAGAAAAGCGCGACAAACTCCTAAAGAAGCCACACACCAGTCTTTTCGACATTACAGGCAGGCCGATGAGAGGCTGGTTGATGGTCGAGCCTGATGGATGTAAAACTGCAAAACAAGTCAGCACATGGGTCAAAGAAGGTATCGAGTTTGCATTGACCCTCCCAGCGAAATAA
- a CDS encoding zinc-dependent alcohol dehydrogenase family protein, whose translation MKVMLLREIMSLNNNPTPLSFEEMEEPKLNEGEVLIRVTRCGVCHTELDEIEGRTPPPHLPVVLGHQIVGVVESATLLAEEQEQTSSIQKGQRVGVAWIASACGHCKHCLAGNENLCSEFKATGRDVNGGYAEYMKARSEFVYPIPDTISDSEAAPLLCAGAIGYRSLRLSNIQDGQNLGLMGFGGSNHLVLKMTKHKYPNAKIFVFSRNKSEQEFALSLGADWAGGIEQSPHEALDAVIDTTPVWGPVSEALKRLGAGGRLVVNAIRKEETDKDVFLKMDYPSQLWMEKEIKSVANVTRQDVREFLQLAAEAKIKPEYQEYELRDANRALMEMKQGKIRGAKVLKIQ comes from the coding sequence ATGAAAGTCATGCTTCTGCGAGAGATTATGTCTCTCAACAATAACCCGACTCCACTTTCGTTCGAGGAAATGGAAGAACCGAAACTCAACGAAGGCGAAGTTTTGATTCGCGTCACTCGATGCGGAGTGTGTCACACGGAGTTGGATGAGATCGAAGGGCGAACCCCGCCTCCCCATTTGCCTGTGGTGTTGGGGCATCAAATTGTTGGAGTTGTGGAATCAGCTACCTTGCTGGCGGAAGAACAGGAGCAAACTTCCTCTATCCAAAAAGGACAACGCGTGGGCGTGGCGTGGATCGCGTCTGCTTGTGGACATTGCAAACACTGTCTCGCGGGAAACGAGAATTTATGTAGTGAATTCAAAGCGACGGGACGTGACGTCAACGGCGGATATGCCGAGTACATGAAAGCCCGTTCGGAGTTCGTTTATCCGATTCCCGATACGATTTCGGATTCAGAGGCAGCGCCGTTATTGTGCGCAGGCGCCATTGGATATCGGTCACTGCGACTGAGTAATATCCAAGATGGACAGAACCTCGGCCTGATGGGATTTGGTGGGTCGAATCATTTGGTGTTGAAGATGACAAAGCACAAGTATCCGAATGCAAAGATATTTGTGTTTAGCAGAAATAAATCGGAACAAGAATTCGCTTTATCGCTCGGAGCAGATTGGGCGGGAGGCATCGAGCAGAGTCCGCATGAGGCGTTGGATGCGGTCATTGATACCACACCAGTTTGGGGTCCAGTAAGTGAAGCGTTGAAACGTTTGGGAGCAGGCGGAAGATTGGTCGTGAATGCGATCCGTAAAGAGGAAACGGACAAGGATGTATTCCTAAAAATGGATTATCCTTCACAGCTGTGGATGGAAAAAGAAATTAAGAGCGTGGCAAATGTGACGAGGCAGGATGTACGTGAGTTCCTGCAATTGGCGGCGGAGGCGAAGATCAAACCTGAATATCAAGAGTATGAATTGAGAGATGCGAATCGGGCGTTGATGGAAATGAAACAAGGCAAAATACGCGGCGCGAAAGTGCTGAAAATTCAATGA
- a CDS encoding amidase, with protein MDAYDLKSVKMPYLAGVALKLFVSAVEGPLKSLLIPSLFDSAGVNWLRKQRFEEATTNHPIHFTGTIQEKATAVATSELPSKPSVTKGFHFTSIFDVAQAYRDGSTTPEEVAKKVLESIEASNKHDPSLNAFIAIRRDDVMRQAAEATERIKKKKPLSIFDGVPVAIKDELDVTGYPTTSGTSFLKKVADTDATVVARLRSVGAVIIGKTNMHEIGIGVTGLNSQHGTPRNPYNTGHYTGGSSSGSATAVASGLVPIAIGADGGGSIRVPAAFCGLVGLMSTYGRVSEHGAMPLDWSVAHIGPLAGSATDAALTYALIAGADPNDPISLHQPTPTLKGWDNLKLKGLKLGVYWKWLRHADPEVVAACEAMLKHYESMGCEIHEVTIPNLEANRIAHLVTITSEMAQAMDSVYDNAHRFKEHGLDTRMNLALARQFTSTDYVLAQRVRTRMMNHFHEAFQQVDMIITPTTAIAAPPIKQGALPDGDSDLTVLTEIMRFVTTANMTGHPAITFPVGYTQKGLPIGMQAIGRPWDEATLLRMALAAEQVIERKAPQVYYNLLD; from the coding sequence ATGGATGCATATGATCTAAAGTCGGTGAAGATGCCTTATCTGGCAGGTGTGGCATTGAAGTTATTTGTGTCGGCAGTGGAGGGACCGTTGAAGAGTTTGCTCATACCGAGCCTATTCGACAGCGCGGGCGTGAATTGGTTGCGTAAGCAACGATTTGAAGAAGCGACCACAAATCATCCGATCCATTTCACGGGGACGATACAAGAGAAAGCTACAGCCGTGGCGACTAGTGAATTGCCAAGCAAACCAAGCGTCACAAAAGGGTTTCATTTCACGAGTATCTTTGATGTTGCCCAAGCCTATCGTGACGGATCAACCACCCCTGAAGAAGTTGCGAAGAAGGTTTTGGAATCCATCGAAGCAAGCAACAAGCATGATCCGTCACTAAATGCGTTCATCGCTATTCGACGTGATGATGTTATGAGACAGGCAGCCGAAGCCACAGAGCGCATCAAAAAGAAAAAACCATTGAGCATCTTCGATGGGGTGCCCGTTGCGATCAAAGACGAACTGGATGTAACAGGTTACCCCACAACCTCAGGCACATCATTCTTGAAAAAAGTTGCCGATACAGATGCAACTGTTGTAGCGCGTCTGCGAAGTGTGGGTGCAGTGATTATCGGCAAGACAAATATGCACGAGATCGGTATCGGCGTGACCGGGCTCAACTCACAGCACGGCACCCCGCGCAATCCATACAATACGGGCCACTACACGGGCGGTAGTTCAAGCGGTTCTGCCACCGCGGTCGCATCGGGACTTGTGCCCATCGCTATTGGCGCAGACGGCGGCGGCTCGATCCGAGTCCCAGCGGCATTTTGTGGATTGGTCGGACTCATGTCCACCTACGGACGCGTGAGCGAACACGGCGCCATGCCTCTCGATTGGAGCGTCGCTCATATCGGACCATTGGCTGGTTCAGCAACCGATGCGGCACTCACCTACGCTCTGATCGCTGGCGCTGATCCCAACGATCCTATCTCACTGCATCAACCCACTCCCACTCTCAAAGGCTGGGACAACTTAAAACTCAAAGGCTTGAAACTTGGCGTGTACTGGAAATGGCTCCGTCACGCTGACCCCGAAGTGGTGGCCGCGTGTGAAGCCATGTTGAAACACTATGAATCAATGGGATGTGAAATTCACGAAGTCACCATTCCCAATCTCGAAGCAAATCGCATCGCTCATCTCGTCACGATCACAAGCGAAATGGCACAAGCAATGGACTCTGTCTATGACAACGCACATCGTTTCAAAGAACATGGGCTGGATACCCGCATGAACCTTGCGCTCGCACGCCAATTCACTTCCACCGATTATGTTCTCGCACAACGAGTCCGCACCCGCATGATGAATCACTTCCACGAAGCCTTCCAACAAGTGGATATGATCATCACACCCACCACCGCCATCGCCGCCCCACCGATCAAACAAGGCGCACTACCCGATGGCGATTCCGACCTCACTGTACTAACAGAGATCATGCGCTTCGTCACCACCGCCAATATGACGGGTCATCCCGCCATCACCTTCCCGGTCGGCTACACTCAAAAAGGACTGCCCATCGGCATGCAAGCCATCGGCCGCCCGTGGGATGAGGCTACCTTGTTGCGCATGGCACTCGCCGCCGAACAGGTTATCGAACGCAAAGCTCCGCAGGTGTATTACAACTTGTTGGATTAA
- a CDS encoding class I SAM-dependent methyltransferase, whose translation MTLFKDPEGNEKKYLHKFLDFNDKRVLEIGCGEGRLTWQYTHASSLTIGLDSDRNAVRVALIERPTKLKDKAYFANSQAEYLPFRKETFDIAVLAWSL comes from the coding sequence ATGACTCTCTTCAAAGACCCCGAAGGCAACGAGAAAAAGTATCTTCATAAATTTCTGGACTTCAACGATAAACGCGTCCTCGAAATTGGATGCGGCGAAGGGCGTCTGACGTGGCAATACACGCACGCCTCATCTCTTACCATCGGGCTGGACTCTGACCGAAATGCTGTTCGTGTCGCTTTGATAGAACGTCCAACCAAGCTAAAAGACAAAGCTTACTTCGCCAACTCTCAAGCCGAATATCTCCCCTTCCGCAAAGAGACCTTCGACATCGCTGTCCTTGCGTGGTCGCTCTGA
- a CDS encoding SDR family oxidoreductase, protein MSGKLTGKTALITGASAGIGWASALALASEGANMVVTARRQERLTELESLVAKAGGKAISVIGDAKEEQTAIAAVEAAKKTFGSLDILINNVGVGNYKNLVDTSAEDYDEMVDSNVRSTFLFTRYATPVMIAQKSGTILMVSSMAGIYGFPGEAVYCMTKFAQVGFAQALDKELRPHGIKVGAICPGGVKTEFALGKGRTEQGVAQSGMLEPEDVASAILLACTQSSGSRIIEIQMRTMHEALT, encoded by the coding sequence ATGAGCGGAAAGTTAACAGGCAAGACGGCATTGATCACAGGGGCAAGCGCAGGGATTGGCTGGGCAAGCGCCTTGGCACTTGCAAGTGAAGGCGCAAACATGGTTGTCACCGCACGCAGACAGGAACGGCTCACAGAATTAGAGTCACTGGTAGCCAAAGCGGGCGGCAAAGCTATCAGCGTGATCGGCGATGCAAAAGAAGAGCAAACAGCCATCGCGGCCGTTGAAGCGGCAAAGAAAACGTTTGGCTCACTGGATATTCTCATCAACAACGTCGGCGTTGGGAACTATAAGAATCTCGTGGATACCAGCGCAGAAGATTACGACGAAATGGTGGACTCCAATGTCCGCTCGACATTCTTATTCACACGATATGCCACACCGGTGATGATCGCGCAAAAATCAGGGACGATCCTAATGGTCTCTTCGATGGCTGGGATCTATGGCTTTCCCGGAGAGGCCGTCTACTGCATGACAAAGTTTGCACAGGTCGGGTTCGCCCAAGCGCTCGATAAGGAACTTCGCCCACATGGAATCAAAGTCGGTGCCATCTGCCCAGGCGGAGTCAAAACCGAGTTCGCGCTTGGCAAAGGACGTACCGAACAAGGCGTTGCACAATCTGGCATGCTGGAGCCTGAAGATGTGGCCAGCGCCATTTTGTTGGCTTGCACACAATCGTCGGGTTCACGCATCATTGAGATCCAAATGCGCACGATGCATGAGGCACTAACCTAA
- a CDS encoding ABC transporter ATP-binding protein — MAEIQLHNVSFSYAAPPSNPVNRLFEIRKQRNLEDMPDEASRRVVALNDVNLTIPHGQTFAIVGPSGCGKSTLLRVLAGIEKEYKGQVLYNGVDVKDVAPGDRYIGMVFQNYALYPNFTNNGNLSFFFKMHEIKDEETRQRIEYTSQLMGIGFNDLLPRKPGTLSGGEKQRVAIARAIVRAPKLFLFDEPLSNLDAKLRVQTRIEIKRLLHRFEITSVYVTHDQVEAIALADQIVVMHSGGIQQVGTYQELTENPVNLFVAGFLGLPPMDLLSGGSISGGRLILGDYSFPLSERIFPLVQNGQQVTLGLRCETIKISAESQPDGGIQLRAEIEAIEPDLVHHVQIVYVRMGQFTYSGLCPMDVKLHIGQLIHVTIDSERLYFFDTISGERL; from the coding sequence ATGGCAGAAATACAACTTCACAACGTCAGCTTTAGTTATGCGGCCCCGCCGAGTAACCCGGTAAATAGACTTTTTGAGATACGCAAACAACGCAATCTTGAAGATATGCCTGACGAGGCATCCCGTCGGGTGGTCGCGTTGAACGATGTCAATCTCACAATACCTCACGGACAAACCTTCGCTATTGTGGGCCCCTCGGGTTGTGGGAAGAGTACATTATTGCGCGTGTTGGCGGGCATTGAAAAAGAATATAAGGGGCAGGTCTTATATAACGGCGTAGATGTGAAAGACGTTGCACCGGGTGATCGTTACATTGGTATGGTGTTTCAAAATTATGCGTTGTATCCGAACTTCACCAACAATGGCAATCTCTCGTTCTTTTTCAAAATGCATGAGATCAAAGATGAAGAAACCCGTCAACGCATTGAATACACTTCACAGCTCATGGGCATCGGCTTCAATGATCTTCTCCCGCGCAAACCCGGCACGCTCTCCGGCGGAGAGAAACAACGTGTAGCGATTGCGCGCGCCATTGTCCGTGCGCCGAAATTATTTCTGTTCGATGAGCCGCTTTCCAATCTTGATGCCAAGCTCCGTGTACAAACCCGCATCGAGATCAAACGTCTTCTGCATCGATTTGAAATTACGAGCGTGTATGTCACACACGATCAAGTGGAAGCCATTGCGCTCGCCGATCAAATTGTTGTCATGCACTCTGGGGGAATTCAACAAGTGGGAACATATCAGGAATTGACGGAGAATCCTGTCAATTTATTTGTTGCGGGATTTTTGGGATTGCCGCCCATGGATCTACTTTCTGGCGGCTCTATTTCTGGTGGACGGTTGATTCTAGGCGATTATTCTTTTCCACTCTCCGAGCGGATATTCCCACTTGTCCAAAACGGACAGCAAGTGACGCTTGGATTGAGGTGTGAGACAATTAAGATCTCAGCGGAGAGTCAGCCTGATGGCGGAATCCAGCTTCGAGCGGAGATAGAGGCGATTGAACCTGATCTGGTGCATCATGTTCAGATCGTTTACGTCCGCATGGGGCAATTCACGTATTCGGGCCTTTGTCCAATGGATGTGAAATTGCATATCGGGCAATTGATCCACGTTACGATTGACTCTGAACGGTTGTATTTCTTCGATACGATTTCGGGCGAGCGTTTGTGA
- a CDS encoding MOSC domain-containing protein encodes MSEIRHLSLEELEAGLEHIRQSPKDNGALQMIVRRPEVDSREEITEAELNTEIGLVGDNWKVRGNPHTADGSAKVDAQITLMNARAVTLLAQSKDRWALAGDQLYIDMELSDENLPAGTRLTIGTAVLEVTPEPHTGCKKFAERYGTDATKFVNSKEGKRLHLRGIYARVVEAGMIRVGDVATKS; translated from the coding sequence ATGTCAGAAATTCGTCATTTATCTCTGGAAGAACTTGAAGCGGGCTTGGAGCATATTCGCCAATCACCAAAAGACAACGGCGCTCTGCAGATGATCGTGCGACGCCCTGAAGTTGACTCAAGGGAAGAGATCACAGAGGCTGAACTGAATACCGAGATTGGTCTGGTCGGCGACAACTGGAAGGTACGCGGCAATCCGCATACAGCAGACGGGTCGGCGAAGGTGGATGCACAGATCACACTGATGAATGCACGCGCCGTTACCCTGCTTGCCCAAAGCAAAGACCGCTGGGCCTTGGCAGGAGACCAACTTTACATTGACATGGAACTCAGTGATGAGAACCTCCCCGCTGGGACACGTCTCACCATAGGGACAGCTGTACTTGAAGTCACCCCTGAGCCACACACGGGGTGCAAGAAATTCGCCGAACGCTATGGCACAGATGCGACGAAGTTTGTCAATTCAAAAGAAGGCAAACGCCTGCATTTACGAGGAATCTATGCGCGGGTAGTTGAGGCAGGGATGATTCGGGTTGGAGATGTGGCTACAAAAAGTTAA
- a CDS encoding sugar ABC transporter permease yields MPELISHTTTSKQKEAHPHAALRRRENIIGLLFLSPWLLGFVLLKLLPILFTFGYSFTDFKMISPDKATFVGLQNYIRFATDLDAWSSLVGSLGYFMTTVPLEVLVALALATILSSQRMRLKALWRLVIFIPSIIPAAAIAFIWAGFINPDSGWLNRLFLIPMGLPPPVEGVGGIPALTTIMALWSIGPNFLIMYGAMLHVPKDLYEAARVDGAGPLMRFLNITIPMISPAIFFSVVISLTSAFGGSLLLDRGYVFSQSLSPMDGYIDQTMFSYFYVGYASALAWVMFSVTMTITIILFRSARRWVYFPEESRHESF; encoded by the coding sequence ATGCCTGAACTCATATCGCACACGACCACATCGAAACAAAAAGAAGCTCACCCGCATGCCGCCTTACGTCGACGGGAAAATATCATCGGCCTTTTATTTCTATCCCCATGGCTTTTAGGCTTTGTCCTGCTCAAGCTGTTACCCATCTTGTTTACGTTTGGGTATTCATTTACCGACTTCAAGATGATAAGCCCTGACAAAGCAACCTTTGTCGGGCTGCAAAACTATATCCGATTTGCCACCGACCTCGATGCCTGGTCCAGCCTTGTTGGGTCGTTGGGATACTTTATGACAACGGTGCCACTTGAGGTACTGGTGGCGCTAGCTCTGGCGACCATTCTGTCAAGTCAGCGTATGCGTTTAAAAGCACTTTGGCGTTTGGTGATCTTCATTCCAAGCATTATCCCCGCCGCGGCTATTGCTTTCATTTGGGCAGGGTTTATCAACCCGGACTCAGGTTGGCTCAACCGTTTGTTTCTGATACCGATGGGATTGCCCCCACCGGTTGAGGGTGTTGGGGGCATCCCCGCCCTGACAACGATCATGGCGCTCTGGAGCATCGGTCCCAATTTCTTGATCATGTATGGAGCCATGCTACATGTCCCCAAAGATCTATATGAGGCGGCGCGCGTGGATGGCGCCGGTCCATTGATGCGTTTTCTCAACATCACAATTCCGATGATTTCTCCAGCAATATTCTTCAGCGTGGTGATCAGCCTGACGAGCGCTTTTGGCGGTTCACTGCTTCTCGACCGCGGCTATGTTTTTTCCCAAAGCCTCTCCCCCATGGATGGGTATATTGATCAGACCATGTTTTCGTACTTCTATGTGGGCTATGCATCAGCGCTGGCCTGGGTGATGTTTAGCGTCACAATGACCATCACGATCATCCTATTTCGGTCAGCCCGCCGATGGGTATATTTCCCAGAAGAGAGCAGACATGAATCTTTTTAA